TAATGTCTCAGTTATTTATTTTGAAACATCGGCTTCATCAAAAGTTGCTGAAACATTAGCAAGTGAAACAGGTGTGGAATTAGCGGTCCTTAATCCGTTAGAAAGTATTACCCAAAAAGAACAAGATAAAGGTGAAGATTATATTTCAGTGATGAAAGCCAATCTTGACGCATTGAAGAAAAGTATTAAGTAAAGCGAATCGGGATAAAAGACATTTAGTTTTTTCTCCCGATTTTAGGCAGTTTATAAGGCAGAAGAAGGAGTAGAGTCATGCATTATCTAGAAGTCAAAGACCTCACATTTTATTATGATGATGAGCCAGTCTTAGAAGATGTTTCATATTATGTTGATCCTGGCGAATTTGTGATTCTAACAGGAGAAAATGGTGCAGCGAAGTCCACGTTGATCAAGAGTACTTTAGGGTTATTAAAACCAACTAAAGGGGAAATCACGATCGCAAAAGAAAATACCACAGGTGAAAAGCTGAGTATCGGCTATATTCCTCAGCAAGTGGCATCATTTAACGCAGGGTTTCCAAGTACGGTGATCGAGCTAGTGCGCTCAGGGCGTTTTCCGCGTAATCGCTGGTTTAAACCTTTAACGAAACGAGATCATCAACACGTAGAAAAAGCGTTGAAAGCAGTTGGTATGTGGGAGATGCGTCATAAGCGGATCGGTGAACTGTCTGGTGGACAGAAACAACGTATCAGTTTGGCTCGTATTTTTGCGACAGACCCAGATTTATTTATTTTAGATGAGCCAACAACAGGGATGGATGAAACGTCTAGAAATGAATTTTATCGCCTTTTACGGCATAATGCACATGATCATGGCAAAGCGATTTTGATGATCACCCACGATCATGAAGATATCAAAGCGTATGCCGATCGACAAATTCGTTTAGTTCGGAAGGAGGATTCACAGTGGAGATGCTTTCATATGAGTTCATGAGAAAAGCCTTTTTAGCAGCAACTTTTATTTCAGTGATTGCGCCGATGTTAGGTGTGTTTCTTGTGATCAGAAGACAATCTTTGATGGCGGATACTCTTTCTCATGTATCGCTCGCCGGAGTTGCATTAGGATTTTTCTTAAATTGGAATCCAGATATCATGACACTTGTCGTGGTGATCATTGCAGCAATTATTTTAGAATATCTACGAATGATCTATAGTACGTACTCGGAAATTTCGATTGCGATTTTAATGTCTGGAGGACTGGCGTTAGCTCTGGTTCTGATGAATCTAAGTGGCGGAAATTCAGCGGCCAGTATCCAGTCATATCTGTTTGGTTCAATCGTGACGATTACATGGCAGCAAGTCATTATTTTAGCTGTGTTGTTTGTGGTATTAGTGATTTTGTTTGTTTTATTTAAACGTCCAATGTATGTGTTGACGTTTGATGAAGATACGGCTCATGTGGATGGCTTACCGATTCACTGGATGTCGATGTTGTTTAACGTGATCACAGGTGTAGCGATTGCGGTGATGATTCCGATTGCTGGAGCCTTATTGATATCAGCAATCATGGTCTTACCAGCTGCAATCGGGATGCGGATCGGTAAAGGATTTAACACGGTGATTATTATTAGTGTGATCATGGGATTGATTGGCATGCTAACAGGACTGACGGGATCTTATTATTTAGAAACACCGCCAAGTGCCAGCATTACCTTGATTTTTATCGCTTTATTTATTCTTGTGAGTATTGTCCGTAAAGTAGTTGTAACGATGCAACGAAATAAAAAAATGAGTGAAAGAAAAGCATAAATAAGTTAGCTGAAGGTAAGGGAAAAACGAAAGTTTTTTCTCTTATCTTCTTTTTTGTTTCTTAAATTGCGAACTATTTTTCAATTTTGTCAAAAAATGCTCGATTTTTTTTGGAAAACACCCTATAATAGGGAACGATAGATTATGAGGAAGTATCATTTATTTTACTTGTTGAAAAATAATGTATAACGAACCTATAAAAAATAAGGGCTAGTCATTATTCAAATGAATAAAAAACCTTAAAGGAAAGAGGAGAAGAAGTGACAGATTCTAAAATTCGGAGAAGCGAACGATTGATTGATATGACACAGTACTTGTTGGATCATCCCCATACATTGGTTTCTTTGACCCATTTTGCACAGCGCTACAAATCAGCGAAATCATCGATCAGTGAGGATTTAGCGATCATCAAAAAAACATTCAAACAACGAGGGACGGGAATTCTTGAAACCATTCCAGGAGCAGCCGGCGGTGTTCGGTTTATCCCAGAAATTCCATATGAGGAATCAAAAGAATTAGTTATGGCTTTGTGTGAACGTTTATCAGAGCAAGATCGTCTGTTGCCAGGAGGATATGTGTATCTTTCTGATTTGTTAGGACAGCCGGAATTGTTGCGCCAAGTTGGGAGAATCATTGCTTCTAAATATTTAGGGGAACAAATCGATGCGGTGATGACAGTAGCGACAAAAGGTGTGCCGATCGCGCAAGCTGTTTCGTATTACTTGAATGTTCCATTTGTGATCGTGCGCCGTGATTCGAAGATCACAGAAGGCTCGACTGTTAGTGTGAATTACGTTTCTGGATCATCTGAACGGATCGAAAAAATGGAATTATCAAAACGTAGCTTAAAGCGCGGTTCTAGAGTGTTGGTCGTGGATGACTTTATGAAAGGCGGCGGCACGGTCAATGGAATGAAGAGCCTGATCGAAGAATTTGAGGCAGAGCTTGTTGGGATCACTGTCTTTGCAGAGTCTAAATTTAAAGGGCAACGTGCGATTGAAGACTATACATCATTGCTTTATGTGGAAGATGTAGATACACGTACGAAAACAATCAATGTGGTTCCTGGGAATTATTTTGACGAATAGAATTGAAACCAGCTATCAGAAATGATGAGCTGGTTTTTTGTTTTATTCAATAAAAAAATGCTGGCACTTGTTGCCAGCATTTTTTTTATCATATTATTGAGACTTAGTTGTTTTATTTTTTCTTAGGTAAGCAAGCCCAGTTAAGAGAATCAATGATCCGCCAAGGTATAAAATAGATTGTGTGGCAGTTTCCCCTGTTTTAGGAAAGCTCTTGTTGTTCTTTAAAGAGGTTGTATTTTGTGTTGTTGGTTTTCCAGAGTTTTTTTGGTTTATATCTGTTGGTTGATCTGATTTTTTATTGGCAACATAGTAGTAAGTAACGGTTTGCTTCTTATCAGTCAGAGTTCCGATAGCATTTGTGGGTAGTTTGGTTGCATCCAGAGTATAGCCATCAATGATTAATTTGTAAGTAGCCGTTGAGACATCGTAAGGTGTACCGATCAAGCCGCTAACGGTTTGTGATGCTACGAGTTCTTTACCATTTTCATCAAGATATCGAACAGTCAGATCTTGTGCTTTGACTCGATTTTTTTGGTACGTATAAGTAACGATTTGATCGAGGGCACTTAGTTTTCCAGTCGCATTTGTGGGTAGTTTGGTTTCATCCAAGGTATAACCATCAATGATTGGTTTGTAGGCATCTGTTGAGGCATCATAAGGTTCGCCGATCGACCCGCTGATCGTTTTTGAATCAGCTAGTTGATTGCCTTTTTCATCAACATAGCGCACAGTGACGTCATGAGCTTTGATGGGATTTTCTTTATACGTATAGGTAACGATTTGACTTACTTGGCTGATAGTCCCAGTCGCATTTGTAGGTAATTTTGTTTCGTCTAAGGTGTAACCGTCAATAGTCAGTTTGTACTCGGCTGTTGTAGCATCGTAAAGATCGTCTACCATACCACTGATTGGTTTTTTAGGGGCAATTTCAGTGCCATTTTCATCTAGGTATGTAACCAAGACATCTTCACCAGGTAGCGGATCAGCTTTCTTTTGGACGATGTATTCTCCAGAGAATTTGTGAGACAATTGAGGGTAATTTGAAGGATTTTCTACAGTTGCTGGAATCACAAAAGTACTTATCTTATCCCCCTCTTTTAAAACGATATTGTCTGGAAGGTTGAACGTAAAGGCGTATTTTTCGTCATCAATTTTTGTAACGGTGTAATCAAACATCTGATTTCCAGCAGTTGTTCCATTATACGTTTTCCCATTGATTACGATCCAAGCTGCACCATCAAACTTACTTACAGGAACTTTTTCACCAGAAGGCAAGGTACCGAATGCTGCAAGATACCCAGAAATTTGAGTTTGACCTGCATAAGGAGTATCTAATGTAGGGCCTTCAAAAACCAGTTGATCTACTGCGTATGAAGTTTTGGGAAAACAGGTTACAATTAGTAAAATAGCAAAAAAACTTATGAAACTAGCAATTTTTTTCATTTGCAATCTTCTTTCTTTTATTTATTATTATCTATTAATTATATATTAAACAAATAAAAAATGAAGTTTTTTGTGAATCTTTTCATAAATAGGCATAATAAAATGAACCTCTTTTATTTAACGAATTTCCTATTTAGGTGTATAGTTAATTTGTAAACAAATTTATCCAGTTTTTCACACACGATCAAAAGCTGAATGAATCAAATGAAAGAAGGCAAACAACATGGAAAAACAAGAAAAAATTCAAATCTTAAAAGACATCGTCGCAATCAAATCAGTCAATGGCAATGAAAAAGAAGTCGCTGAGTATTTAAGCAAATTATTCAAAAAACATGGCATCGACTCAAGCTTTTTAGAATATGATAAAGACCGTGACAATCTAATTGTTGAAATCGGCAATAAAAATAACGAAAAAGTTTTAGCTTTCTCAGGACATATGGATGTTGTTTCTGCTGGAAATGAAGCGGATTGGACATCAGATCCGTTCAAACCTGAAATTCGTGACGGCAAAATGTATGGTCGCGGCACTTGTGATATGAAGAGTGGTTTAGCGGCAATGGCTATTTCAATGATTGAATTAAAAGAAGAGAATGCAGCGTTCAATGGACGTCTTCGTTTGATCGCTACAGTAGGGGAAGAAGTCGGAGAATTAGGTGCAGAACAGTTAACCAAAGAAGGCTATGTGGATGATGTAACCTCAATGGTAATTGGTGAACCTTCCGGCTATGCTGGTATCGTTTATGCTCATAAGGGATCGATCAATTTTAAAGTAGAGTCTCAAGGTAAGAACGCTCATAGCTCAATGCCGCAATTAGGCGTTAATGCAATCGATCATCTAAATGATTTCTATTCAAGAGCGAATCAATTATTCCGTAGTGAAATCCACACAGACGAAGTGTTGGGAGACTTTATCTATAATGTAACCATGATTTCTGGCGGGGAACAAATCAACAGTATTCCTAGTGAAGCAAGTCTTCAAGGAAATATTAGAACGATTCCTGGTTACGATAATGACCTTGTTATCAAAAAAATGAATGAACTGATCGATGAGTTAAACCAAAAAGATACGTATCATTTAACATTGAGCATTGAAGCCAATAAAATTTCAGTGAAAAGCGAAAAAGATTCTGATATCGCAAAAATTGCCCAACAAGTAGCGAAAAAACAAGTCAATGTGGATATTCCAATGGTTGGTGTATCTGGAACGACGGATGCCGCTGAATTTACAAAAGGCAAAAAAGCTTTTCCAGTGATTATTTTTGGTCCAGGAAATGAAACACCGCATCAAGTGGATGAATATGTAGATGTGGATAACTATTTGGAAATGGTAGATATTTATAAAGAAATGGCGACGACTTATTTAGCGTAATCGAAAGATAGAAAAGTAAAAAAATGCCTAGAATTGAGTATTTCAGTTCTAGGTGTTTTTTATTTTTACTGAGTTGATTTAAGCAGAATAGAAGAAAAATCAGATTCCTTAAATATTAGAAAATGTAATTGTAACTATTCAAAACCAATATTGTTTTTTATGAAAAAATAGTCCTATAATAAGTTTATATTATTACTGGTAAGGGGAAGACAATGATTACAGATGTAAAAAAGAAGCGACAACAATTAAATTTAACACAGCAAGAATTAGCAGATATATTATATGTAACAAGACAAAGTATTTCGAATTGGGAAAATGGGAAAAGTCATCCGAATAGCGATATTCTTAAAATGTTAAGTAATATTCAGATAGATTGCCATAAACAACGAAACTAAATCCCTTTTGAAAACGAGTCAGAAAATAAGTAGTAGCTTATCAAGTGCTAAAATAAAACTACTCCTTATAATAGAAGGTGTTTTGAAAATAATGCATTTAGAAACAAGTATGAGATTTCTAAATGCACTATCTTCAAATACACCTGTAAAATGAGAATAACGAAACAAAAGAAGATAAAGCTTAGTATTTTTAGGATGAATAGTATCTAGAATGTATCAGTTGGGGAAAGTTTTATTATAAGCTATTTTTTTAACCGGTTTGTAGGCAAAGTAAATGAGGCTACAAAAAAATTGTTTTCTCTAGAAAAAGAATAAGTTACTTTTCGATATTGTTTCAATAGTTTAACAAAAATAGGGATTCCTTTTCCTTGATGTCCCTTCTTAGTTGTAAAATTATTTTTAAAAATTTTTTCAATCACAATTGGTGCTTCGGACTTATTTTTGACTTCAATAAACAAGTCTTGGTTTTTATGTATCATTGTCAGCTGAATTAGTGGTTTTTCTACGGCAACAGAAGCTTCTACTGCATTGTCTAAAAGAATGGATAGGCAACGAATAAAATCAACTAAATTGATTGTTAGATCAAAATCAGAAATATTTTGATCTGTAAAAAACTGAACGGGTATCTTTAGATTTGCACATTTTTCAAAAAAATGGAGCAATAATCCTTGTACAGCAGGAATATTGATTGTGGAGATTTGGGCATAGTAGTTCGTTTCAGTAAAAGATTTAGAATAGTTGATAATAGACGATAGATACGTACTTGCTTGTTCAAATTGTTTTTGATCAAGATACGTATTTAAACTTAAAAGAATATTTCGATAATCATGTCTAAACTCATTAGCTAAGTCGATGTTTTGTAATTCTCTTGCCGTTTTTTTAGAAAGAAGAGAAATTTGTGTTTGTTGTTGATAAAAGCGGCTAATTATATATATTAGATAACAAAAAACAATTGAAAGAGCTAGTAATATAAGTGTTAACTGGAAAAAAGGTAGGAGTCCAAACTGAACAATACTACCTTGTCTGAGAATATTTAAAGAATAAAGTAAAACGAAACCAAAAACGGATGTAGCGATATATTTCTTTTGAAGTTGCGCAATAGAATTAAAAATTGAGTACTTACTACTAATTTTTTTTACTATTAATAATAGAGCAACCTGCAATAGCTGCTGTGAAATAATAGCTATGGGCTTAAAGAAGAGAAATTGTTCAGGTGAAATTATATCTTTCAACCGTGAAATATAAATAATATCCCACGTAAATAGCCAAGAAATAAGCATGACCATATTTTGTAATATTGAATAAAGTAAAGTCAAAGCCCAGCTTTTTGT
This sequence is a window from Enterococcus sp. 7F3_DIV0205. Protein-coding genes within it:
- a CDS encoding metal ABC transporter ATP-binding protein; its protein translation is MHYLEVKDLTFYYDDEPVLEDVSYYVDPGEFVILTGENGAAKSTLIKSTLGLLKPTKGEITIAKENTTGEKLSIGYIPQQVASFNAGFPSTVIELVRSGRFPRNRWFKPLTKRDHQHVEKALKAVGMWEMRHKRIGELSGGQKQRISLARIFATDPDLFILDEPTTGMDETSRNEFYRLLRHNAHDHGKAILMITHDHEDIKAYADRQIRLVRKEDSQWRCFHMSS
- a CDS encoding metal ABC transporter permease; protein product: MEMLSYEFMRKAFLAATFISVIAPMLGVFLVIRRQSLMADTLSHVSLAGVALGFFLNWNPDIMTLVVVIIAAIILEYLRMIYSTYSEISIAILMSGGLALALVLMNLSGGNSAASIQSYLFGSIVTITWQQVIILAVLFVVLVILFVLFKRPMYVLTFDEDTAHVDGLPIHWMSMLFNVITGVAIAVMIPIAGALLISAIMVLPAAIGMRIGKGFNTVIIISVIMGLIGMLTGLTGSYYLETPPSASITLIFIALFILVSIVRKVVVTMQRNKKMSERKA
- the purR gene encoding pur operon repressor, with translation MTQYLLDHPHTLVSLTHFAQRYKSAKSSISEDLAIIKKTFKQRGTGILETIPGAAGGVRFIPEIPYEESKELVMALCERLSEQDRLLPGGYVYLSDLLGQPELLRQVGRIIASKYLGEQIDAVMTVATKGVPIAQAVSYYLNVPFVIVRRDSKITEGSTVSVNYVSGSSERIEKMELSKRSLKRGSRVLVVDDFMKGGGTVNGMKSLIEEFEAELVGITVFAESKFKGQRAIEDYTSLLYVEDVDTRTKTINVVPGNYFDE
- a CDS encoding MucBP domain-containing protein, giving the protein MKKIASFISFFAILLIVTCFPKTSYAVDQLVFEGPTLDTPYAGQTQISGYLAAFGTLPSGEKVPVSKFDGAAWIVINGKTYNGTTAGNQMFDYTVTKIDDEKYAFTFNLPDNIVLKEGDKISTFVIPATVENPSNYPQLSHKFSGEYIVQKKADPLPGEDVLVTYLDENGTEIAPKKPISGMVDDLYDATTAEYKLTIDGYTLDETKLPTNATGTISQVSQIVTYTYKENPIKAHDVTVRYVDEKGNQLADSKTISGSIGEPYDASTDAYKPIIDGYTLDETKLPTNATGKLSALDQIVTYTYQKNRVKAQDLTVRYLDENGKELVASQTVSGLIGTPYDVSTATYKLIIDGYTLDATKLPTNAIGTLTDKKQTVTYYYVANKKSDQPTDINQKNSGKPTTQNTTSLKNNKSFPKTGETATQSILYLGGSLILLTGLAYLRKNKTTKSQ
- a CDS encoding ArgE/DapE family deacylase, which codes for MEKQEKIQILKDIVAIKSVNGNEKEVAEYLSKLFKKHGIDSSFLEYDKDRDNLIVEIGNKNNEKVLAFSGHMDVVSAGNEADWTSDPFKPEIRDGKMYGRGTCDMKSGLAAMAISMIELKEENAAFNGRLRLIATVGEEVGELGAEQLTKEGYVDDVTSMVIGEPSGYAGIVYAHKGSINFKVESQGKNAHSSMPQLGVNAIDHLNDFYSRANQLFRSEIHTDEVLGDFIYNVTMISGGEQINSIPSEASLQGNIRTIPGYDNDLVIKKMNELIDELNQKDTYHLTLSIEANKISVKSEKDSDIAKIAQQVAKKQVNVDIPMVGVSGTTDAAEFTKGKKAFPVIIFGPGNETPHQVDEYVDVDNYLEMVDIYKEMATTYLA
- a CDS encoding helix-turn-helix transcriptional regulator; amino-acid sequence: MITDVKKKRQQLNLTQQELADILYVTRQSISNWENGKSHPNSDILKMLSNIQIDCHKQRN
- a CDS encoding sensor histidine kinase, whose translation is MEASVLTIVTTLFAVNLLQTCWIVGYKKYFSPQQTFILTGYMFFLLLINYFISTNFSFSLLIPFILIESGFILYFTKSWALTLLYSILQNMVMLISWLFTWDIIYISRLKDIISPEQFLFFKPIAIISQQLLQVALLLIVKKISSKYSIFNSIAQLQKKYIATSVFGFVLLYSLNILRQGSIVQFGLLPFFQLTLILLALSIVFCYLIYIISRFYQQQTQISLLSKKTARELQNIDLANEFRHDYRNILLSLNTYLDQKQFEQASTYLSSIINYSKSFTETNYYAQISTINIPAVQGLLLHFFEKCANLKIPVQFFTDQNISDFDLTINLVDFIRCLSILLDNAVEASVAVEKPLIQLTMIHKNQDLFIEVKNKSEAPIVIEKIFKNNFTTKKGHQGKGIPIFVKLLKQYRKVTYSFSRENNFFVASFTLPTNRLKK